One genomic region from Amycolatopsis sp. FBCC-B4732 encodes:
- a CDS encoding NAD(P)H-binding protein — MIVVMGATGNVGAPLVRQLAEAGEEVTTVSRRIADAPPGVVVRQGDLASPPEFEDVSAVFLMVPPGFQGSLEPVLARTGSARVVLLSSQGVGTGRHPAVFEDAVRASSPEWTILRPAGFASNAFQWAESVRTSRAIAAPFGDVALPVIDPEDIAAVAAAALVSPSHAGKTYVLTGPSPVSPREQAAVIGEAVGEPVRFVPQTRDEALAAMLNFMPAEVAESTLDILGAPTPSEQQVSRDVERILGRAPRPFAAWAARFAGAFK, encoded by the coding sequence ATGATCGTGGTCATGGGAGCAACGGGAAATGTCGGAGCCCCGCTGGTGCGCCAGCTGGCGGAGGCCGGGGAAGAAGTGACGACGGTGTCCCGCCGGATCGCCGACGCGCCGCCGGGAGTGGTTGTCCGGCAAGGAGATCTGGCTTCGCCACCGGAATTCGAGGACGTGTCGGCGGTGTTCCTGATGGTGCCGCCGGGGTTCCAGGGCTCGCTGGAGCCGGTGCTGGCGCGGACCGGGTCCGCCCGCGTGGTGCTGCTGTCGTCGCAGGGCGTCGGAACCGGACGGCACCCGGCGGTGTTCGAGGACGCCGTACGGGCGTCGAGTCCGGAGTGGACGATCCTGCGTCCGGCCGGGTTCGCGTCGAACGCGTTCCAGTGGGCGGAAAGCGTGCGCACTTCACGTGCGATCGCGGCACCGTTCGGCGACGTCGCCCTGCCGGTGATCGACCCGGAGGACATCGCGGCGGTCGCGGCGGCGGCGCTGGTTTCCCCGTCGCACGCAGGAAAGACGTATGTCCTGACCGGCCCGTCCCCGGTGTCGCCGCGCGAGCAGGCGGCGGTCATCGGCGAGGCGGTGGGGGAGCCGGTCCGGTTCGTTCCGCAGACGCGCGACGAGGCCCTCGCGGCGATGCTGAACTTCATGCCGGCGGAGGTGGCGGAGTCCACACTGGACATCCTGGGCGCACCGACGCCGTCGGAGCAACAGGTGAGCCGCGACGTGGAACGGATCCTGGGCCGCGCGCCGCGTCCGTTCGCGGCGTGGGCCGCGCGCTTCGCGGGGGCGTTCAAGTGA
- a CDS encoding HAMP domain-containing protein, giving the protein MTTESQSEAAALERLLVAVRDLGDGNFRRRLVPHGDGISAQLAVAFNDIAERNQRLVSELLRVRTAVGQEGRLLERLEGQVGPGGWNTAVEAVNGLVEDLTRPAIELERVLGGVADGDLSQPMTLTLDGRPLQGAYATLAKTVNGLIAQLSRFAVEVTRLSREIAGEGRLGGQAVVPGVSGTWRDLTDSVNFMADNLTEQVRNIAQVTTAVARGDLTQKINVDARGEILELKNTINTMVDQLSSFADEVTRVSREVGSDGKLGGQAQVAGVAGTWRDLTDSVNQMADNLTDQVRGISQVATAVANGDLTKKIDVDARGEILQLKNTLNTMVDQLSAFAGEVTRVAREVGSEGKLGGQAEVAGAAGTWRSLTDSVNGMADNLTDQVRNISHVTTAVARGDLTQKITVDARGEILELKTTMNTMVDQLSAFADEVTRVAREVGTEGQLGGQAQVPGVAGTWRDLTGSVNFMANNLTTQVRNIAQVATAVARGDLTQKIAVDARGEILELKTTLNTMVDQLSAFADEVTRVAREVGTEGKLGGQATVPGVAGTWKDLTDNVNFMANNLTDQVRNIATVTSAVAKGDLTQKITVDARGEILELKTTLNTMVDQLSAFADEVTRVAREVGTEGILGGQATVRGVAGTWKDLTDNVNVMATNLTDQVRSIATVATGVANGDLSKKISIVAQGEVAALAETLNGMVETLRAFADEVTRVSREVGTEGILGGQARVPGVAGTWKDLTENVNFMAHNLTSQVRNISQVTTAVAKGDLTKKIDVDARGEILELKTTMNTMVDQLSAFASEVTRVAREVGTEGKLGGQAEVGGVSGTWQRLTESVNQLAGNLTTQVRAIAQVATAVTAGDLTRHITVDASGEVADLKDNINQMIANLKETTRTNREQDWLKTNLAQLSGRMQGHRDLASVAALILSELAPLVRAQQGAFFLARDDDRDGTVLECIAAYGLAQSRAGLRFGIGESLIGQAAVDQRTILVHNAPPEYALISSGLGSAAPVNLIVLPVLFQGEVLGVLELASVNEFSTVHQDLLEQLRHTIGVNVNTILSNSRTEALLTESQRLAQELRARSEQLQAQQGELRRSNTELAEKAALLAQQNRDIEVKNSEIEQARQELEERAGQLTVASQYKTEFMANMSHELRTPLNSALILAKLLSENPEGNLTEKQIQFAKTIYAAGSDLQQLINDILDLAKVEAGRLDMQMSDITLPELVDYVESLCRPLTADKGLEFAVHIDPPVPGSVHTDEHRLQQILRNLLSNAAKFTDEGGVRLRIRAADPAEVEQEALRNAPGIIAFAVEDTGIGIPEEKLAVIFEAFRQADGTTSRKYGGTGLGLNISQQLTELLGGELRVVSEPGVGSTFTLYLPVAAANLVDPAVTALSSPRLPPVPSTVLVAAPDVTPKRFHGEKVLIVDDDLRNVFALAAVLEQAGLEVIYAETGVDGIRALERNEDTALVLMDVMMPELDGNATIAAIRAEAANADLPVIAVTAKATAEDRARTLASGADDYITKPVDTDKLLDVIAASLEADAASARDAASYESGAGDGNRTRVASLED; this is encoded by the coding sequence ATGACAACGGAATCCCAGAGCGAAGCGGCCGCGCTGGAACGGCTGCTCGTGGCGGTCCGGGATCTCGGGGACGGCAACTTCCGGCGGCGGCTCGTGCCGCACGGCGACGGCATCTCGGCGCAGCTCGCGGTGGCGTTCAACGACATCGCCGAGCGCAACCAGCGGCTGGTCAGCGAACTGCTGCGGGTGCGGACGGCGGTCGGCCAGGAAGGCAGGCTGCTCGAACGGCTGGAGGGCCAGGTCGGCCCCGGCGGCTGGAACACCGCCGTCGAAGCCGTCAACGGCCTGGTCGAGGACCTCACGCGGCCGGCGATCGAGCTGGAGCGCGTGCTCGGCGGCGTCGCGGACGGCGACCTGTCCCAGCCGATGACCCTCACGCTGGACGGCCGGCCGCTGCAGGGCGCGTACGCGACCCTCGCGAAGACCGTCAACGGCCTCATCGCGCAGCTGTCGCGCTTCGCCGTCGAAGTGACGAGGCTCTCCCGCGAAATCGCGGGTGAGGGACGTCTCGGTGGCCAGGCGGTCGTCCCGGGCGTGTCCGGCACCTGGCGCGACCTGACCGATTCGGTCAACTTCATGGCCGACAACCTCACCGAGCAGGTCCGCAACATCGCCCAGGTCACCACCGCCGTCGCGCGCGGCGACCTGACCCAGAAGATCAACGTCGACGCCCGCGGCGAGATCCTCGAGCTCAAGAACACCATCAACACCATGGTCGACCAGCTCTCGTCGTTCGCCGACGAGGTCACCCGCGTCTCCCGCGAGGTCGGCTCGGACGGCAAGCTCGGCGGCCAGGCCCAGGTCGCGGGCGTCGCCGGGACGTGGCGCGACCTCACCGACTCGGTCAACCAGATGGCCGACAACCTGACCGACCAGGTCCGCGGGATCTCGCAGGTGGCGACCGCGGTGGCCAACGGCGACCTGACGAAGAAGATCGACGTCGACGCCCGCGGCGAGATCCTGCAGCTGAAGAACACGCTGAACACGATGGTCGACCAGCTTTCGGCGTTCGCCGGCGAAGTCACCCGGGTCGCGCGCGAGGTGGGCTCCGAGGGCAAGCTGGGCGGCCAGGCGGAGGTGGCGGGCGCGGCCGGGACGTGGCGCAGCCTCACCGACTCGGTCAACGGCATGGCCGACAACCTGACCGACCAGGTCCGCAACATCTCGCACGTGACCACGGCCGTGGCGCGGGGCGACCTGACGCAGAAGATCACCGTCGACGCACGCGGGGAGATCCTCGAGCTCAAGACGACCATGAACACGATGGTCGACCAGCTCTCCGCCTTCGCCGACGAGGTCACCCGCGTCGCGCGCGAAGTGGGCACCGAGGGCCAGCTGGGCGGGCAGGCGCAGGTCCCGGGGGTCGCCGGCACCTGGCGCGACCTGACCGGGTCGGTGAACTTCATGGCGAACAACCTGACCACCCAGGTGCGCAACATCGCCCAGGTCGCGACCGCCGTCGCGCGGGGCGACCTGACGCAGAAGATCGCGGTCGACGCCCGGGGCGAGATCCTCGAGCTCAAGACCACGCTCAACACCATGGTCGACCAGCTCTCCGCCTTCGCCGACGAAGTCACCCGCGTCGCCCGCGAAGTCGGCACCGAGGGCAAGCTCGGCGGCCAGGCCACCGTGCCCGGGGTCGCGGGTACCTGGAAGGACCTCACCGACAACGTCAACTTCATGGCGAACAACCTGACCGACCAGGTCCGGAACATCGCCACGGTGACGTCGGCGGTCGCGAAGGGCGACCTGACCCAGAAGATCACCGTCGACGCGCGCGGCGAGATCCTCGAACTCAAGACCACGCTCAACACCATGGTCGACCAGCTCTCCGCCTTCGCCGACGAAGTCACCCGCGTCGCCCGCGAAGTCGGCACCGAAGGCATCCTCGGCGGCCAGGCCACCGTGCGCGGTGTCGCCGGGACGTGGAAGGACCTCACCGACAACGTCAACGTCATGGCCACCAACCTGACCGACCAGGTGCGCAGCATCGCCACGGTCGCGACCGGCGTGGCCAACGGCGACCTGTCGAAGAAGATCTCGATCGTCGCCCAGGGCGAGGTCGCGGCGCTGGCCGAGACGCTGAACGGCATGGTGGAGACGCTGCGCGCGTTCGCCGACGAGGTCACCCGCGTCTCGCGCGAGGTCGGCACCGAAGGCATCCTCGGCGGTCAGGCGCGGGTCCCCGGCGTGGCCGGGACCTGGAAGGACCTGACCGAGAACGTCAACTTCATGGCGCACAACCTGACCAGCCAGGTGCGCAACATCTCGCAGGTGACCACCGCGGTCGCGAAGGGCGACCTGACGAAGAAGATCGACGTCGACGCCCGCGGCGAGATCCTCGAGCTCAAGACCACGATGAACACGATGGTCGACCAGCTCTCGGCGTTCGCCTCCGAGGTCACGCGCGTGGCGCGCGAGGTCGGCACCGAGGGCAAGCTCGGCGGCCAGGCCGAGGTCGGCGGCGTGTCGGGCACCTGGCAGCGGCTCACCGAGAGCGTGAACCAGCTGGCCGGGAACCTGACCACGCAGGTCCGCGCGATCGCGCAGGTGGCGACCGCGGTGACGGCGGGCGACCTGACCCGGCACATCACGGTCGACGCGTCCGGCGAGGTCGCGGACCTCAAGGACAACATCAACCAGATGATCGCGAACCTCAAGGAGACGACGAGGACCAACCGCGAGCAGGACTGGCTGAAGACGAACCTCGCGCAGCTGTCGGGGCGGATGCAGGGCCACCGCGACCTGGCTTCGGTCGCCGCGCTGATCCTGTCCGAGCTGGCCCCGCTGGTCCGCGCCCAGCAGGGCGCGTTCTTCCTGGCCCGCGACGACGACCGCGACGGCACGGTGCTGGAGTGCATCGCGGCCTACGGGCTCGCGCAGTCCCGCGCCGGCCTGCGCTTCGGGATCGGCGAGTCGCTGATCGGCCAGGCCGCGGTCGACCAGCGCACGATCCTGGTCCACAACGCCCCGCCGGAGTACGCGCTGATCTCGTCCGGCCTCGGCTCGGCCGCGCCGGTGAACCTGATCGTGCTGCCGGTGCTGTTCCAGGGCGAGGTCCTCGGCGTGCTGGAGCTGGCCTCGGTCAACGAGTTCAGCACGGTCCACCAGGACCTGCTGGAGCAGCTGCGGCACACCATCGGCGTCAACGTGAACACGATCCTGTCGAACTCGCGCACGGAAGCGCTGCTGACCGAGTCGCAGCGGCTGGCGCAGGAGCTGCGGGCGCGGTCGGAGCAGCTGCAGGCCCAGCAGGGCGAGCTGCGGCGGTCCAACACGGAGCTGGCCGAGAAGGCCGCGCTGCTGGCCCAGCAGAACCGCGACATCGAGGTCAAGAACAGCGAGATCGAGCAGGCACGCCAGGAGCTGGAGGAGCGCGCCGGGCAGCTGACGGTGGCGTCGCAGTACAAGACCGAGTTCATGGCGAACATGTCGCACGAGCTGCGGACGCCGCTGAACAGCGCGTTGATCCTGGCGAAGCTGCTCTCGGAGAACCCGGAAGGGAACCTGACGGAGAAGCAGATCCAGTTCGCGAAGACGATCTACGCGGCCGGGTCCGACCTGCAGCAGCTGATCAACGACATCCTCGACCTGGCCAAGGTCGAGGCGGGCCGGCTGGACATGCAGATGTCCGACATCACGCTGCCGGAGCTGGTGGACTACGTCGAGTCCCTGTGCCGGCCGCTGACCGCGGACAAGGGCCTGGAGTTCGCGGTCCACATCGACCCGCCGGTGCCGGGCAGCGTCCACACCGACGAGCACCGCCTCCAGCAGATCCTCCGCAACCTGCTCTCGAACGCGGCGAAGTTCACCGACGAGGGCGGCGTCCGCCTGCGCATCCGCGCGGCCGACCCGGCGGAGGTCGAGCAGGAGGCGTTGCGCAACGCGCCGGGCATCATCGCGTTCGCGGTCGAGGACACCGGGATAGGGATCCCGGAGGAGAAGCTGGCGGTCATCTTCGAGGCGTTCCGCCAGGCGGACGGCACGACGAGCCGCAAGTACGGCGGCACGGGCCTGGGCCTGAACATCAGCCAGCAGCTGACCGAGCTCCTGGGCGGCGAGCTGCGCGTGGTGAGCGAACCGGGCGTCGGCTCGACGTTCACCCTCTACCTCCCGGTGGCGGCGGCCAACCTGGTCGACCCGGCGGTCACGGCCCTGTCCTCCCCCCGCCTCCCCCCGGTCCCGAGCACGGTCCTGGTGGCGGCCCCCGACGTCACGCCCAAGCGCTTCCACGGCGAGAAGGTCCTGATCGTCGACGACGACCTGCGCAACGTGTTCGCCCTGGCCGCGGTCCTGGAACAGGCCGGCCTGGAGGTCATCTACGCGGAGACGGGCGTGGACGGCATCCGGGCCCTGGAGCGCAACGAGGACACGGCCCTGGTCCTGATGGACGTGATGATGCCGGAGCTCGACGGCAACGCGACGATCGCGGCGATCCGAGCGGAAGCGGCCAACGCCGACCTCCCGGTGATCGCCGTGACGGCCAAGGCCACCGCGGAGGACCGGGCCAGGACGCTGGCCAGCGGAGCGGACGACTACATCACGAAGCCGGTGGACACCGACAAGCTGCTGGACGTGATCGCCGCATCCCTGGAGGCCGACGCCGCTTCAGCCCGCGACGCCGCCTCCTACGAGAGTGGAGCGGGTGACGGGAATCGAACCCGCGTAGCTAGTTTGGAAGACTAG
- a CDS encoding alpha/beta fold hydrolase — MTALSYQEQGSGAPLVFLHGNPTSSRLWRTVMPSLPGRRLAPDLIGMGDSPRPDIEYTFDDHASHLDDWFDALALDDVVLIGHDWGGALAADWASRHPSRVRALAFTEAVLKPMSWAEFPPAGAEVFRALKTPGVGESMIGDFLPPEYASQDLRPVLQWTRSMPLGGEPASVVSWIEAFDRWLSSSAVPKLLVTFEPGFGTMLTSSMVEWFSANFASLEVVHRPEKAGHHTPEDQPEALAAVLAEWLERISGAAAR; from the coding sequence GTGACCGCACTGTCCTATCAGGAGCAAGGCAGCGGAGCACCGCTGGTGTTCCTGCACGGCAACCCGACGTCGTCCCGCTTGTGGCGCACCGTGATGCCGTCCCTGCCAGGGCGCCGCCTGGCACCGGACCTGATCGGCATGGGTGACTCACCGAGGCCGGACATCGAGTACACGTTCGACGACCACGCGAGCCACCTCGACGACTGGTTCGACGCCCTGGCGCTGGACGACGTGGTCCTGATCGGCCACGACTGGGGTGGCGCGCTGGCGGCGGACTGGGCGTCCCGCCACCCTTCGCGGGTCCGGGCGCTGGCGTTCACGGAAGCGGTGCTGAAGCCGATGTCGTGGGCGGAGTTCCCGCCCGCGGGGGCCGAGGTGTTCCGCGCTCTCAAGACGCCGGGGGTGGGCGAGTCGATGATCGGCGACTTCCTGCCCCCGGAGTACGCGTCCCAGGACCTTCGCCCGGTGCTGCAGTGGACCCGGTCGATGCCACTGGGCGGCGAGCCGGCGTCGGTGGTGTCCTGGATCGAGGCGTTCGACCGCTGGCTGTCGTCGTCCGCCGTACCGAAGTTGCTGGTGACGTTCGAGCCGGGCTTCGGCACGATGCTGACGTCGTCGATGGTCGAGTGGTTTTCCGCGAACTTCGCGTCGCTGGAGGTGGTGCACCGCCCGGAGAAGGCAGGGCACCACACCCCGGAGGACCAACCGGAAGCCCTGGCGGCGGTGCTGGCGGAGTGGCTGGAGAGGATCAGCGGAGCCGCAGCCCGCTGA
- a CDS encoding type 1 glutamine amidotransferase domain-containing protein, producing the protein MANALNGRRVAILAADGVEQVELEKPRQAVLDEGATVELVSLDTGEIQAMNGDIDKGDRFPVDRKVADVRVDDFDALLLPGGTMNPDNLRIDPDAVRFAGDFVRAGKPVGVICHGPWTLVEADVVRGRRLTSYPSIRTDLRNAGATVVDEEVVVDNGLVSSRNPDDLPAFCREVVRSFAG; encoded by the coding sequence ATGGCGAACGCATTGAACGGACGCCGCGTCGCGATCCTGGCGGCGGACGGCGTCGAGCAGGTCGAACTCGAAAAGCCGCGCCAGGCCGTCCTCGACGAGGGCGCGACGGTCGAGCTGGTGTCCCTCGACACCGGCGAGATCCAGGCGATGAACGGCGACATCGACAAGGGCGACCGCTTCCCCGTCGACCGGAAGGTCGCCGACGTCCGCGTCGACGACTTCGACGCGCTGCTGCTGCCCGGCGGCACGATGAACCCGGACAACCTCCGCATCGACCCGGACGCGGTCCGCTTCGCCGGCGATTTCGTCCGGGCCGGTAAGCCGGTCGGGGTGATCTGCCACGGTCCGTGGACGCTCGTCGAAGCGGATGTCGTACGAGGGCGCCGGCTGACGTCGTACCCGAGTATCCGCACCGACCTGCGTAACGCCGGCGCCACCGTCGTCGACGAAGAAGTGGTGGTCGACAACGGCCTGGTGTCCAGCCGGAACCCGGACGACCTGCCGGCGTTCTGCCGCGAGGTCGTGCGCTCGTTCGCGGGCTGA
- a CDS encoding SpoIIE family protein phosphatase, with the protein MVSRPAPASAALPSIAGEDGPPGFDAFGRAVLEDVRDAVFVQDADGELRWANPAARTLTGGAEPRLHPIAETSGHVEVAGHRRPARIRALPGGWHAWTVQAEDVPQRHVGDFLAEAGPRLAGARGRHGTARVIAELAASALAETVFVLLPTTRGRWEWWSCEGPAAQGHGRIRRVPAQVAPVLAATFGALGRPQLAPVPAPEVATLPSVVADRFAGHADVSVVSLGPSAGAGVTGALLLGRRADPEFGTDQTRAVVEFAKAAGTALANAQRYARQEEATRGLETTLRPIDPPELEGTRFETWYEPAGGVLAVGGDFYDVLPHDDGSAFLVLGDVCGKGPEAAALTGRVRHALTALAMVERDGRTLLRLLNELLIAGGSSRFATLVLGTARPADGGVELTLASGGHPAPLIIRRSGVVEEVTVPGTLVGISPQARFAEAGVRLERGEMCLLYTDGITEARNRHDPTELFGDDRLRAVLTAAAGEPAREVVRRLRQAVRDWLGSSAHDDIAVLAIECPE; encoded by the coding sequence ATGGTGTCACGTCCGGCCCCGGCGTCGGCGGCCCTGCCGTCGATCGCCGGTGAGGACGGGCCGCCGGGCTTCGACGCCTTCGGGCGGGCCGTCCTCGAAGACGTGCGCGACGCGGTGTTCGTCCAGGACGCCGACGGGGAGCTGCGCTGGGCGAACCCGGCGGCGCGCACCCTGACCGGCGGCGCCGAGCCGCGGCTGCACCCGATCGCCGAGACCTCGGGCCACGTAGAGGTGGCCGGCCACCGGCGTCCGGCCCGCATCCGGGCCCTCCCGGGCGGCTGGCACGCCTGGACCGTGCAAGCGGAGGACGTCCCGCAGCGGCACGTCGGCGACTTCCTGGCCGAGGCCGGGCCCCGGCTGGCCGGGGCGCGCGGGCGCCACGGCACCGCCCGGGTGATCGCCGAGCTGGCCGCGTCCGCGCTGGCCGAAACCGTCTTCGTACTGCTCCCGACCACCCGCGGCCGGTGGGAGTGGTGGAGCTGTGAGGGCCCGGCCGCGCAGGGCCACGGCCGGATCCGGCGGGTCCCCGCCCAGGTCGCGCCGGTGCTGGCGGCCACCTTCGGCGCCCTCGGCCGCCCCCAGCTCGCGCCCGTGCCCGCGCCGGAGGTGGCGACGCTCCCGTCGGTCGTCGCCGACCGGTTCGCCGGCCACGCCGACGTCTCGGTCGTCTCGCTCGGGCCGAGCGCGGGCGCCGGCGTCACCGGTGCCCTGCTGCTGGGCCGGCGCGCCGACCCCGAGTTCGGCACCGACCAGACCCGCGCGGTGGTCGAGTTCGCCAAGGCGGCCGGGACGGCGCTGGCCAACGCCCAGCGCTACGCCCGCCAGGAAGAGGCCACCCGCGGCCTGGAGACGACGCTGCGCCCGATCGACCCGCCGGAGCTCGAGGGCACCCGGTTCGAGACGTGGTACGAGCCGGCGGGCGGGGTGCTCGCGGTCGGCGGCGACTTCTATGACGTCCTCCCGCACGACGACGGCAGCGCGTTCCTGGTGCTCGGCGACGTCTGCGGCAAGGGCCCGGAGGCCGCGGCGCTGACCGGCCGGGTCCGGCACGCGCTGACCGCGCTGGCCATGGTCGAACGCGACGGCCGCACGCTGCTGCGGCTGCTCAACGAGCTGCTCATCGCCGGCGGCAGCAGCCGCTTCGCCACCCTCGTGCTCGGCACCGCGCGCCCGGCGGACGGCGGCGTCGAGCTGACGCTGGCCTCCGGCGGGCACCCGGCGCCGCTGATCATCCGCCGCTCGGGCGTGGTCGAGGAGGTCACCGTCCCCGGCACGCTGGTCGGCATCTCGCCGCAGGCCCGGTTCGCCGAGGCGGGCGTGCGGCTGGAGCGCGGCGAGATGTGCCTGCTCTACACCGACGGCATCACCGAGGCCCGCAACCGCCACGACCCGACGGAGCTCTTCGGCGACGACCGGCTGCGCGCGGTGCTCACGGCCGCGGCGGGGGAGCCGGCCCGCGAGGTCGTGCGGCGGCTGCGGCAGGCCGTCCGGGACTGGCTCGGCAGCTCGGCCCACGACGACATCGCCGTGCTGGCCATCGAGTGCCCCGAGTGA
- a CDS encoding carbohydrate-binding protein has translation MSSLRRIASAAAALAIAASGLVLGSPPASALENGLLRTPPMGFNNWNSTQCRPEFGEAMIKGIADIFVSKGLKDAGYTYVNIDDCWALPSRNAAGDLVPDPARFPHGIKALADYVHGKGLKFGIYTSAGTKTCNTAGFPGALGHEQQDANLFASWGVDYLKYDNCNNQGADAQQRYKAMRDALAKSGRPIAYSICEWGQNKPWTWAAPVGNLWRTTGDISDKWSSMIGKAQTNRGLAQYAGPGHWNDPDMLEVGNGGMTAAEYRTHFSLWAMMAAPLLIGSDLRKASADSFAILENTDVIALDQDPLGKQATVLSANGGLVVYSKVLADGDRAVALSNETAATATIGTTASATGIGGASSYTLKDLWSKAVRTTTGTISASVPSHATVLYRVSSRSSRYEAESATLSPGGTVDANHAGFSGTGFANGANAVGSYVEWQVSGPASTLTFGYANGTTAARPVDIAVDGAVVATGVPFPPTGAWTTWSTVARPVPLTAGTHTVRLTATTADGPANLDYLDISQ, from the coding sequence ATGTCCTCACTTCGGCGCATCGCGAGCGCGGCCGCCGCGCTGGCGATCGCGGCAAGCGGTCTCGTCCTGGGCTCACCCCCGGCGTCGGCGCTCGAAAACGGGCTGCTGCGGACACCGCCGATGGGCTTCAACAACTGGAACTCGACGCAGTGCCGCCCCGAGTTCGGCGAGGCGATGATCAAGGGCATCGCCGACATCTTCGTCAGCAAGGGCCTCAAGGACGCCGGCTACACCTACGTCAACATCGACGACTGCTGGGCGCTGCCGTCGCGGAACGCGGCGGGTGACCTCGTCCCCGACCCCGCGCGCTTTCCCCACGGCATCAAGGCACTCGCCGACTACGTGCACGGCAAGGGGCTGAAGTTCGGCATCTACACCAGCGCCGGGACGAAGACGTGCAACACCGCCGGCTTCCCCGGTGCGCTGGGTCACGAGCAGCAGGACGCGAACCTCTTCGCCTCCTGGGGCGTCGACTACCTGAAGTACGACAACTGCAACAACCAGGGTGCCGACGCGCAGCAGCGGTACAAGGCGATGCGGGACGCGCTCGCGAAGTCCGGGCGCCCGATCGCCTATTCGATCTGCGAGTGGGGTCAGAACAAGCCGTGGACGTGGGCGGCGCCGGTCGGGAACCTGTGGCGCACCACCGGTGACATCTCCGACAAGTGGTCGAGCATGATCGGCAAGGCGCAGACCAACCGCGGGCTCGCGCAGTACGCCGGCCCCGGGCACTGGAACGACCCCGACATGCTGGAGGTCGGCAACGGCGGCATGACCGCGGCCGAGTACCGCACGCACTTCAGCCTGTGGGCCATGATGGCGGCGCCGCTGCTCATCGGCAGCGACCTGCGGAAGGCGTCGGCCGACAGTTTCGCGATCCTCGAGAACACCGACGTGATCGCGCTCGACCAGGACCCGCTGGGCAAGCAGGCGACCGTGCTGAGCGCGAACGGCGGGCTCGTCGTCTACAGCAAGGTGCTCGCCGACGGCGACCGGGCGGTGGCGCTGTCCAACGAGACGGCGGCGACGGCGACGATCGGCACGACCGCGTCCGCGACCGGCATCGGCGGCGCGTCTTCGTACACGCTGAAAGACCTGTGGAGCAAGGCGGTCCGGACCACCACGGGCACGATCAGCGCGTCGGTGCCCTCGCACGCGACGGTGCTGTACCGCGTGTCGTCCCGGAGTTCCCGTTATGAAGCCGAATCCGCGACCCTTTCGCCCGGCGGCACGGTGGACGCGAACCACGCGGGCTTCTCGGGAACGGGCTTCGCGAACGGCGCCAACGCGGTGGGCAGCTACGTCGAGTGGCAGGTGAGCGGGCCGGCGTCGACGCTCACGTTCGGCTACGCGAACGGCACGACGGCGGCGCGCCCGGTCGACATCGCGGTGGACGGCGCGGTGGTGGCCACCGGCGTCCCGTTCCCGCCGACCGGCGCCTGGACGACGTGGAGCACGGTCGCCCGTCCGGTGCCCCTCACAGCGGGCACGCACACCGTACGGCTCACCGCGACCACCGCCGACGGCCCGGCGAACCTGGATTATCTGGACATTTCGCAGTAG
- a CDS encoding helix-turn-helix domain-containing protein: MAQDVFSVEQVAAKLGLHVRTVRNYVRDGRLKAVRIGKQYRIAADDLEAFTGLPVAERAGAARTAELSGVVELGGIDRAGADRLSTMVVASVNGPRDGGERPLRVETIHDEDRATMKIIVLGDLAAGADLLRWVASIAENLT; this comes from the coding sequence ATGGCGCAGGACGTCTTCTCCGTCGAGCAGGTCGCCGCGAAGCTCGGCCTGCACGTCCGGACGGTGCGGAACTACGTGCGGGACGGGCGGCTGAAGGCGGTCCGGATCGGCAAGCAGTACCGGATCGCCGCCGACGACCTCGAGGCGTTCACCGGGCTGCCGGTCGCCGAGCGGGCCGGGGCGGCGCGGACGGCCGAGCTGTCGGGCGTCGTCGAGCTGGGCGGCATCGACCGGGCCGGCGCGGACCGGCTCTCGACCATGGTCGTGGCCTCGGTCAACGGCCCGCGGGACGGCGGTGAGCGGCCCCTGCGCGTGGAGACCATCCACGACGAGGACCGCGCCACGATGAAGATCATCGTGCTCGGCGACCTCGCCGCGGGCGCCGACCTGCTGCGGTGGGTGGCGTCGATCGCCGAAAACCTGACCTGA
- a CDS encoding helix-turn-helix domain-containing protein: MTRTTPELACPIAPVVDIVFSRWTTPILWALNEFGRQRFVELERRIATITPKVLTQRLRQLERDGLVVRTYHAEVPPRVEYEISELGRSLGPLFASLAEWSPHLDEVEQARAAYDSRSSAK; encoded by the coding sequence GTGACCAGGACCACACCCGAGCTGGCCTGCCCGATCGCGCCGGTCGTGGACATCGTGTTCAGCCGGTGGACCACGCCGATCCTGTGGGCCCTCAACGAATTCGGCCGGCAGCGGTTCGTCGAACTCGAGCGCCGGATCGCCACCATCACGCCGAAGGTGCTCACCCAACGGCTGCGACAGCTGGAGCGCGACGGCCTCGTCGTGCGCACCTACCACGCCGAAGTCCCGCCGCGGGTGGAGTACGAAATCAGCGAGCTGGGCCGCAGCCTGGGCCCGCTGTTCGCCAGCCTCGCCGAGTGGTCGCCCCACCTCGACGAGGTCGAACAGGCCCGGGCGGCTTACGACTCCCGCAGCTCGGCCAAGTAG